A part of Vigna radiata var. radiata cultivar VC1973A chromosome 11, Vradiata_ver6, whole genome shotgun sequence genomic DNA contains:
- the LOC106776311 gene encoding auxilin-like protein 1 isoform X3, protein MAHSRQPNKAGVTLSNKTNTNGTFSSSKTLYDDVYGGPPKFAVSTLSPRFEDYREIFGSFHTARASSIPLLDLPAVHDAEAFFDPRSHSFNYTEVFGALDFELPSDNLFHRHTALNAASSEEAWSPAETDSFSEELDQSAINQSILNGNIFHSVDGNVGSNILYHKVNGTRNEHMSKGKNQSSQLHAVPGYGQVYDETTELHRTDSSCLVADDIDLDLDMEFSTEKVKGNQPRATTMSKLRNFTSGEQTFDSDLNLQNAGSKKDSHSGEMFITVSDINLRSIPSQVPPPSRPPPVLDAKKDMCGLHSNSRLVVSEETPGAVSPPFFDAEDHMNSSATASAGAMNEAMLRAEAQLRSTKELKGRKKWDCETYSKSSYDAKVNKAKMCKDITGLNSLNDETALGSYDWRHSKAKLYVTDDRQEFKKSSPETMENLEGKSAVSMFEEKNKMESRSSIESDGSTEVGTWKDESDFFELAGMEESRMVTQTAKQSKNLVHGTGAQKHGQKEREASNVQEKRKQVKATEGNYQVEEYEKKYKATKEVREHDENIMNPEASNLKRRQREHMKMEKMPKVFEEEENEKTIKIAHQHGKSEKKVTEADQYAIMEDICEMGHREHKQAETQEPTEVDRQTANDIRQATGLRENQKKLRDVEKQQQNVSRRKQSEKMEENRKTQSEAFAIGQTDQEEKLKGSGKLENIVEGSNVVFESDHTEETCKSEKEMRLKLGKRIQMNKGLKEAHERVEIEKNLKSSFENEESDGGVIPAFRWDENGKRLKEDIELEVKEIRLKEASKQRENKAYEKYQSTKEFEDFYDGHREGNRLSESGDGEGIQKVMNQTPVQEQINRMLSEDQKKKITESTSSQTFAMEGSVAVSNENRHLEQSENMDKDRGMEKCKGLNKALDDKERKDGGNVKNAKATDETWEIENDEDLATQSASIDEEFIRKLKIFKESAADQNIEKMRTECKVGEKQLKGVEMENQLDNVKFSAPEQMTAGDAEHSKTQSEKEEDTVTKVDCRRSTETAEPVVQETVNAQKTAQLFHIGQSTESKTKSINEKSAIIKDTERMKRENESENDHLRKMEEEVDIERVREKEVEKAVLEAEREREREKDRMAVDRAAFEARDRAYAEACEREERAAFERATTEARYKALAEARERLMKACAEARDKSYIDKETAEARLKAERAAVERATAEAQDRALEKLKNERTAFESRERLDRSVTDNFCGRQDSSSSDMLDPQFQNSSPSTVSRHPYSLYGAASFSERSEREGESAQRCRARLERHRRTAERAAKALAEKNMRDLLAQKEQAERNRLSETLDAEVRRWSGGKEGNLRALLSTLQYVGAHILN, encoded by the exons TTCTCGGCAACCGAACAAAGCTGGCGTCACGCTCTCCAACAAGACCAACACCAATGGGACCTTCTCCTCCAGTAAGACTCTCTACGACGACGTTTACGGTGGTCCTCCCAAGTTCGCCGTTTCAACCCTCTCCCCTCGTTTCGAAGACTACCGTGAGATTTTCGGAAGCTTCCACACCGCACGCGCTTCCTCCATTCCACTGCTCGATCTTCCCGCCGTCCACGACGCCGAGGCCTTCTTCGATCCCCGAAGCCACTCTTTCAACTACACCGAAGTTTTCGGTGCGTTGGATTTTGAGCTTCCGTCCGACAACTTATTTCACCGCCACACTGCTCTCAACGCTGCCTCCTCTGAAGAAGCCTG GAGTCCTGCAGAAACTGATTCATTTTCTGAAGAGTTAGATCAATCTGCAATTAATCAAAGCATTTTGAATGGAAATATTTTCCACTCCGTTGATGGTAATGTGGGATCGAACATTCTGTATCATAAGGTCAATGGTACAAGAAATGAACATATGTCAAAGGGGAAGAATCAATCAAGTCAGCTGCATGCTGTTCCTGGTTACGGACAAGTATACGATGAAACTACAGAATTGCATCGAACTGATTCCTCCTGTCTAGTTGCTGATGATATTGATCTTGATCTTGATATGGAATTTAGTACCGAGAAAGTGAAGGGGAACCAACCAAGGGCAACAACCATGTCAAAACTGCGCAATTTTACCTCCGGGGAACAGACTTTTGACAGTGATCTAAATCTTCAAAATGCAGGAAGCAAAAAGGATTCTCATTCTGGTGAGATGTTCATAACTGTGTCTGACATCAACCTCAGAAGTATCCCTTCTCAAGTGCCTCCCCCATCTCGTCCACCTCCTGTACTGGATGCAAAAAAGGACATGTGTGGACTTCATTCAAACAGCAGACTGGTTGTTTCTGAAGAGACACCTGGTGCTGTTTCACCACCTTTCTTTGATGCGGAGGATCATATGAATTCATCTGCTACAGCTTCTGCTGGTGCTATGAATGAAGCAATGCTTAGAGCAGAAGCACAACTTAGAAGTACCAAAGAATTAAAAGGGAGAAAGAAATGGGATTGTGAAACCTATTCAAAATCAAGTTATGATGCAAAAGTTAATAAAGCAAAGATGTGTAAGGATATCACTGGATTAAATAGCTTGAATGATGAGACAGCTCTGGGAAGTTATGACTGGAGACATTCAAAAGCAAAATTATATGTCACAGATGACAGGCAGGAATTTAAGAAATCTTCCCCAGAAACTATGGAAAATTTAGAAGGGAAAAGCGCAGTAAGCATGTTTGAGGAAAAGAACAAGATGGAATCCCGATCATCTATAGAATCCGATGGAAGCACAGAAGTTGGAACATGGAAAGATGAAtctgatttttttgaattagcGGGAATGGAAGAATCTAGAATGGTAACTCAAACTGCAAAGCAGAGTAAGAATTTGGTGCACGGTACTGGAGCTCAAAAACATGGTCAGAAGGAAAGAGAGGCATCTAATGTGCAAGAAAAGCGTAAACAAGTAAAAGCAACTGAAGGAAACTATCAGGTGGAGGAGtatgagaaaaaatataaagcaaCAAAAGAGGTTCGTGAACATGATGAAAACATTATGAATCCTGAAGCATCTAATTTGAAACGGAGGCAAAGAGAGCacatgaaaatggaaaaaatgcCCAAAGTATTTGAGgaggaagaaaatgagaagacTATAAAAATAGCCCACCAACAtggaaaaagtgaaaagaaagtAACTGAAGCTGACCAATATGCAATCATGGAAGACATATGTGAGATGGGACACAGAGAGCATAAACAAGCAGAAACCCAGGAACCCACAGAAGTGGATAGGCAAACAGCAAATGACATTCGGCAGGCCACAGGACTTAGGGAAAATCAGAAGAAACTAAGGGATGTTGAAAAGCAACAACAGAACGTGAGTAGGCGCAAGCAATCTGAGAAAATGgaggaaaatagaaaaacacaaagcgAAGCTTTTGCTATAGGACAAACTGACCAGGAGGAAAAACTGAAAGGTTCTGGGAAGCTGGAAAATATTGTTGAAGGATCAAATGTGGTTTTTGAATCTGATCACACCGAGGAAACatgcaaaagtgaaaaagaaatgaGATTGAAACTAGGTAAACGGATTCAGATGAATAAGGGACTGAAAGAAGCTCACGAAAGAGTAGAAATTGAGAAAAACCTCAAAAGTTCTTTTGAAAACGAAGAAAGTGATGGAGGCGTAATACCTGCTTTCAGGTGGGATGAGAATGGAAAGCGGCTTAAGGAAGACATTGAACTGGAAGTAAAGGAGATAAGGCTGAAAGAGGCTTCTAAGCAGAGGGAAAATAAGGCATatgaaaaatatcaaagtaCAAAGGAATTTGAAGACTTTTATGATGGGCATAGAGAAGGAAATAGACTTTCAGAATCAGGGGACGGGGAAGGGATTCAGAAAGTTATGAATCAAACTCCAGTGCAAGAACAGATTAATAGGATGCTGAGTGAggatcaaaagaaaaaaatcactgAGAGCACATCAAGCCAAACATTTGCCATGGAAGGGAGTGTAGCTGTATCAAATGAGAATAGACACCTGGAGCAATCTGAGAATATGGACAAAGATCGTGGAATGGAAAAATGTAAGGGACTGAACAAGGCTTTGGATGACAAGGAACGGAAAGACGGGGGAAACGTGAAGAATGCTAAAGCAACTGATGAGACATGGGAAATAGAGAATGACGAAGATCTAGCTACTCAATCAGCCTCCATAGATGAAGAATTTATTAGGAAACTGAAGATATTTAAAGAATCTGCTGCTGaccaaaatattgaaaagatGAGAACTGAATGCAAAGTTGGAGAAAAGCAATTGAAAGGGGTAGAGATGGAAAATCAACTGGATAATGTAAAGTTCAGTGCACCTGAACAAATGACTGCAGGAGATGCAGAGCATTCAAAAACCCAGTCAGAAAAGGAGGAAGACACAGTGACAAAGGTTGATTGCAGAAGGAGCACGGAAACAGCTGAACCTGTTGTTCAGGAGACTGTAAATGCTCAGAAAACTGCCCAGTTGTTTCATATTGGTCAATCCACAGAAAGCAAAACTAAGAGTATTAATGAAAAATCTGCAATAATTAAAGATACTGAAAggatgaaaagagaaaatgagtcGGAAAATGATCATCTTAGAAAGATGGAAGAGGAGGTGGATATAGAAAGAGTACGAGAAAAAGAAGTTGAGAAAGCAGTGCTGGAGGCCGAGAGGGAGAGGGAAAGGGAAAAGGATAGGATGGCTGTTGATAGAGCAGCTTTTGAGGCTCGGGATAGGGCATACGCTGAAGCTTGTGAAAGGGAAGAAAGGGCTGCATTTGAAAGAGCAACTACGGAAGCACGGTACAAAGCTCTGGCTGAGGCCAGGGAAAGACTTATGAAGGCATGTGCTGAGGCCAGGGACAAGTCATACATTGATAAAGAAACTGCAGAGGCAAGATTGAAAGCAGAACGTGCTGCTGTAGAAAGAGCAACTGCAGAGGCTCAAGACCGGGCCCTGGAGAAGTTAAAGAATGAAAGGACTGCGTTTGAGTCCAGAGAACGGTTAGATAGATCTGTAACTGACAATTTTTGTGGAAGACAGGACTCTTCATCCTCA GATATGCTGGATCCACAGTTTCAGAACTCTAGCCCCTCAACGGTTTCCAGACATCCATATTCTCTTTATGGTG ctGCCTCTTTTTCTGAGAGATCAGAAAGAGAAGGTGAATCAGCTCAGAGGTGTAGAGCTAGACTGGAGAGGCATCGCCGAACAGCTGAGCGTGCA GCAAAAGCTTTGGCAGAAAAGAACATGCGTGACCTTCTAGCTCAGAAGGAGCAAGCTGAGAGAAAT AGACTATCAGAGACTCTGGATGCTGAAGTAAGGAGGTGGTCAGGTGGAAAAGAAGGAAATTTGCGTGCCTTACTTTCTACATTGCAATATGTAGGTGCACATATTCTGAACTAG